One window from the genome of Pieris rapae chromosome 8, ilPieRapa1.1, whole genome shotgun sequence encodes:
- the LOC111002798 gene encoding senecionine N-oxygenase isoform X2 has protein sequence MTRVCVVGAGAAGLCAARHLLVTPGVVQVDVLEQSGALGGTWVYTENVGYDDFGLPIHTSMYKSLRTNLPKEIMGFPDFPVPESEKSYLPAKDMLAFLQLYADRNGVTKHIKFRQHVQLIIPKAGPKNELWDVTYKDLGTGVCVTSEYDYVFVCNGHYNTPFIPNIPGLKKFQGDVMHSHDYRVPEIFTGKRVLVIGAGPSGMDIAFEITRVTTKVILSHHLKEEPKSQFPDNLVLKPDVVKLDGKKVTFADGTEDEVDVVFLSTGYLYNFPFLHESCDIVVEDNCVEPLYKHLVNIHHPTMCFIGVPYYVCAFSMFDLQVRYYVRSMTGVFKLPSSKEMIQHWEEEKLERAARGYTKRQAHMMGPDQADYYVSLSMESGCEPLPEVFTAIHNDSSQKFLDNLAYYRNDVYILIDDKNFVCNTLKCN, from the exons ATGACACGCGTTTGCGTAGTTGGAGCCGGTGCGGCAGGTCTCTGCGCCGCTCGTCATCTCCTGGTAACTCCGGGCGTCGTCCAAGTTGATGTGTTAGAGCAATCTGGAGCACTAGGTGGCACATGGGTGTATACCGAGAACGTAGGATATGACGACTTCGGTCTGCCAATACATACCAGCATGTATAAGAGTTTGAG AACGAATCTACCTAAAGAAATAATGGGCTTCCCAGACTTTCCTGTACCGGAGAGCGAGAAATCCTATCTGCCCGCAAAAGATATGCTGGCTTTTCTTCAGCTGTATGCTGACAGAAATGGCGTTACTAAACACATCAAA TTCAGGCAGCATGTGCAACTAATTATACCTAAGGCCGGACCCAAGAATGAGTTGTGGGACGTCACATACAAAGATTTGGGCACCGGTGTGTGTGTGACTAGCGAGTATGACTACGTCTTTGTGTGTAACGGTCACTATAATACTCCGTTCATACCTAATATACCAGGGTTGAAGAAGTTTCAAG gaGATGTAATGCACAGCCACGACTACAGAGTACCTGAAATATTTACGGGCAAGCGGGTACTCGTCATTGGGGCTGGTCCATCAGGCATGGACATAGCTTTCGAAATCACTAGAGTGACCACAAAAGTCATCCTTAGTCACCATTTAAAAGAAGAGCCGAAAAGCCAATTTCCTGACAACCTAGTACTAAAACCAGACGTTGTGAAACTGGATGGAAAGAAAGTCACGTTTGCGGATGGCACTGAAGATGAAGTCGATGTTGTTTTCTTGAGTACTG gtTACCTATACAATTTTCCGTTCCTACACGAATCATGCGACATAGTAGTGGAGGACAACTGCGTGGAGCCACTTTATAAGCATCTCGTAAATATTCATCACCCTACAATGTGCTTCATTGGAGTACCATACTATGTTTGTGCATTCTCTATGTTTGACTTGCAG gTTCGTTATTATGTGAGGTCAATGACGGGTGTCTTTAAACTTCCTTCTTCCAAAGAGATGATACAACATTGGGAAGAAGAAAAGCTGGAACGAGCAGCTCGAGGATACACTAAGCGGCAAGCGCATATGATGGGACCTGATCAG GCCGATTACTACGTATCCTTATCAATGGAGAGCGGGTGTGAGCCCCTTCCGGAGGTGTTCACAGCCATACATAACGACAGCAGCCAGAAGTTCCTCGACAACCTTGCATACTATCGTAATGATGTCTATATATTAATCGACGATaagaattttgtatgtaatacattaaaatgtaattaa
- the LOC111002798 gene encoding senecionine N-oxygenase isoform X1, with protein MTRVCVVGAGAAGLCAARHLLVTPGVVQVDVLEQSGALGGTWVYTENVGYDDFGLPIHTSMYKSLRTNLPKEIMGFPDFPVPESEKSYLPAKDMLAFLQLYADRNGVTKHIKFRQHVQLIIPKAGPKNELWDVTYKDLGTGVCVTSEYDYVFVCNGHYNTPFIPNIPGLKKFQGDVMHSHDYRVPEIFTGKRVLVIGAGPSGMDIAFEITRVTTKVILSHHLKEEPKSQFPDNLVLKPDVVKLDGKKVTFADGTEDEVDVVFLSTGYLYNFPFLHESCDIVVEDNCVEPLYKHLVNIHHPTMCFIGVPYYVCAFSMFDLQVRYYVRSMTGVFKLPSSKEMIQHWEEEKLERAARGYTKRQAHMMGPDQERYYASLASEADTDNLPSVITKIREESSLRFLHNIQSYRQDVYKIIDDDTYEIISNGKKEILC; from the exons ATGACACGCGTTTGCGTAGTTGGAGCCGGTGCGGCAGGTCTCTGCGCCGCTCGTCATCTCCTGGTAACTCCGGGCGTCGTCCAAGTTGATGTGTTAGAGCAATCTGGAGCACTAGGTGGCACATGGGTGTATACCGAGAACGTAGGATATGACGACTTCGGTCTGCCAATACATACCAGCATGTATAAGAGTTTGAG AACGAATCTACCTAAAGAAATAATGGGCTTCCCAGACTTTCCTGTACCGGAGAGCGAGAAATCCTATCTGCCCGCAAAAGATATGCTGGCTTTTCTTCAGCTGTATGCTGACAGAAATGGCGTTACTAAACACATCAAA TTCAGGCAGCATGTGCAACTAATTATACCTAAGGCCGGACCCAAGAATGAGTTGTGGGACGTCACATACAAAGATTTGGGCACCGGTGTGTGTGTGACTAGCGAGTATGACTACGTCTTTGTGTGTAACGGTCACTATAATACTCCGTTCATACCTAATATACCAGGGTTGAAGAAGTTTCAAG gaGATGTAATGCACAGCCACGACTACAGAGTACCTGAAATATTTACGGGCAAGCGGGTACTCGTCATTGGGGCTGGTCCATCAGGCATGGACATAGCTTTCGAAATCACTAGAGTGACCACAAAAGTCATCCTTAGTCACCATTTAAAAGAAGAGCCGAAAAGCCAATTTCCTGACAACCTAGTACTAAAACCAGACGTTGTGAAACTGGATGGAAAGAAAGTCACGTTTGCGGATGGCACTGAAGATGAAGTCGATGTTGTTTTCTTGAGTACTG gtTACCTATACAATTTTCCGTTCCTACACGAATCATGCGACATAGTAGTGGAGGACAACTGCGTGGAGCCACTTTATAAGCATCTCGTAAATATTCATCACCCTACAATGTGCTTCATTGGAGTACCATACTATGTTTGTGCATTCTCTATGTTTGACTTGCAG gTTCGTTATTATGTGAGGTCAATGACGGGTGTCTTTAAACTTCCTTCTTCCAAAGAGATGATACAACATTGGGAAGAAGAAAAGCTGGAACGAGCAGCTCGAGGATACACTAAGCGGCAAGCGCATATGATGGGACCTGATCAG GAGCGATACTACGCATCTCTTGCATCCGAGGCGGATACGGATAATCTACCGTCCGTAATTACCAAGATACGTGAAGAAAGCTCGCTTCGTTTCCTCCACAACATTCAAAGCTACCGACAGgatgtgtataaaataatagacgaCGACACATATGAGATTATAAGTAATGGgaaaaaagaaattctttGTTGa